In one window of Tumebacillus algifaecis DNA:
- a CDS encoding AbrB/MazE/SpoVT family DNA-binding domain-containing protein, protein MKSTGIVRKVDELGRVVIPIELRRTLGIGEKDALEIYVDGERIVLKKYEPACVFCGSADDIIHFRGKNICSVCIGEMSR, encoded by the coding sequence ATGAAGTCTACCGGTATCGTACGTAAAGTCGATGAATTGGGTCGTGTCGTCATTCCGATCGAATTGCGCCGCACCTTGGGAATTGGGGAAAAAGACGCTCTGGAAATCTACGTGGACGGCGAGCGTATCGTTCTTAAAAAATATGAGCCGGCTTGCGTGTTCTGCGGATCTGCTGATGATATCATCCACTTCCGCGGTAAAAACATCTGCTCGGTCTGCATCGGTGAAATGAGCCGTTAA